In Hydra vulgaris chromosome 06, alternate assembly HydraT2T_AEP, a genomic segment contains:
- the LOC136081933 gene encoding uncharacterized protein LOC136081933 codes for MEVSIKNIEKLMKSMLEEQRKSILKETEKLLKEQESNFAKITCANMKIITERLEKIESDLNKDKIKIKGMLKDISELKESIDFQEEISMKRISETNKRIDEVKKLYNEKTLLDSNNESNFLKDIKKKLVDLENRSRRNNLRIDGVKELPDESWEDSTKIVKKIFSEKLQINKEIIIERAHRSGSIKSGKERSIVLKLLNFNDKKLILLNSKKLRGTGVFINEDFAKETMEKRKKLWDEVIKLRKEGKYAILKFDSIFCRDHRK; via the coding sequence ATGgaagtttctataaaaaacatcgAAAAACTAATGAAAAGCATGTTAGAGGAACAGAGAAAGTCTATTTTAAAGGAAACAGAAAAACTACTTAAAGAACAAGAAAGTAACTTTGCAAAAATCACTTGtgcaaatatgaaaataataacagaaagaCTAGAAAAAATTGAAAGCGATTTGaacaaagacaaaataaaaataaaaggtatGTTAAAAGATATCAGTGAATTAAAAGAGAGTATTGATTTCCAAGAGGAGATTTCAATGAAGAGGATATCTGAAACTAACAAACGCATAGacgaagttaaaaaattatacaatgaAAAAACACTTCTTGATTCGAATAAcgaatcaaattttttgaaagatataaaaaaaaagttagtagaTCTCGAAAACCGATCCCGAAGAAACAATTTGCGAATAGATGGTGTTAAAGAACTACCTGATGAATCTTGGGAAGATagtacaaaaattgttaaaaaaatattttctgaaaaactccagattaataaagaaattataatcGAAAGAGCGCACAGATCAGGGTCAATAAAGTCAGGAAAAGAGcgatcaattgttttaaaacttttaaatttcaacgataaaaagttaattctgctaaactcaaaaaaactaCGCGGAACAGGTGTGTTTATTAACGAAGACTTTGCAAAGGAAACAATGGAAAAGCGTAAAAAACTCTGGGATGAAGTGATTAAATTGAGAAAAGAAGGTAAATACGCAATTCTCAAGTTCGATTCTATTTTTTGTAGAGAtcatagaaaataa